In Salvelinus alpinus chromosome 22, SLU_Salpinus.1, whole genome shotgun sequence, one genomic interval encodes:
- the LOC139548685 gene encoding olfactory receptor 1D2-like gives MENSTQVEFFYLCGLQETFNNKSVYFILSLITYLLIITGNLTLIITIIQVKGLHEPMYIFLCSLCVNGLYGTTGFYPKFLLDLQSDVQVISYGGCLTQAYVIYTSIMCEVSTLTVMSYDRYVAISRPLLYHTIVTSLTVRKLLLLSWCYPLFIALITVILTVRIPLCGSRIDKIFCDNPSILKHSCLPITINHIWSYCIIVLHVLQILFIAFSYCQIVRICVKSAEGRIKFTQTCVPHLITMVIFITVTLFDILQGWNSDVNITLNMRNAMGVQFLVIPPVLNPVIYGLNLQQIRSAVFKMCNTHKIFDMRH, from the coding sequence ATGGAGAACTCAACGCAAGTTGAGTTCTTTTATCTATGTGGCTTACAAGAGACATTTAACAACAAATCAGTCTATTTTATCTTGTCTCTTATCACATACCTTCTCATCATCACTGGGAATCTGACTCTGATCATAACAATTATTCAGGTGAAAGGCCTCCACGAGCCCATGTATATCTTTCTGTGTAGTCTATGCGTCAATGGATTGTACGGAACCACTGGTTTCTACCCCAAGTTCTTACTGGACCTTCAGTCAGATGTTCAGGTGATATCTTATGGTGGATGTTTGACTCAGGCCTATGTAATATACACATCTATTATGTGTGAAGTTTCTACTCTAACAGTGATGTCTTACGACAGGTATGTGGCAATATCCAGACcattactataccataccatTGTGACATCTTTAACTGTTAGAAAGTTACTCTTATTGTCTTGGTGTTATCCTTTATTTATAGCACTCATAACAGTTATTTTAACCGTCAGGATTCCTTTGTGTGGATCTCGCATTGATAAAATATTCTGTGACAATCCGTCTATATTGAAGCATTCATGTTTACCCATTACCATCAATCATATTTGGAGCTATTGTATAATAGTGCTTCATGTTTTACAGATACTTTTCATTGCCTTTTCTTACTGTCAGATTGTAAGGATTTGTGTAAAGTCAGCTGAGGGAAGGATTAAGTTCACACAGACATGTGTGCCACATTTAATAACAATGGTTATTTTCATCACAGTGACCCTGTTTGACATTTTGCAAGGGTGGAATAGTGATGTTAATATTACACTAAATATGCGTAACGCAATGGGTGTACAATTCCTTGTTATACCACCTGTCTTAAACCCTGTCATATATGGACTTAATCTCCAGCAGATTCGAAGTGCAGTTTTTAAAATGTGTAATACACATAAAATCTTTGATATGAGACATTAG